From Alteromonas sp. BL110:
TATGTACTTGCACTACCTTTACATGCTGAAAATATTGCCCTGTCGTCCTTTGCTTTTATCGGTGGTCTTTCTGCCACCACAAGTATGGTAATTGTCGCAACGCTAGCCTTGGGCATAATGATATCAAACAATGTAGTAACACCACTGTGGCTAAAAGCCCGCCTAAAAACTTCTCCAAACCAGTCAATGCAACCAGGTAAAATCCTATCTATACGCCGTATTACCGTAGTAGTCGTTCTTAGTATTGCGCTCTGGTACCACCTTAATATAAGTCAGGCAGCGCCGTTGGTTAAAAGTGGTGTAATTGCTATCGCCCTGCTGGCCCAATGCATGCCCGCGTTAATGTTCGGAATCTATTGGCGGCGCAGCAGCAAGGCAGCTGCTATATCCGCTTTATTAGTGGGTTCAACGTGCTGGGCGATATTTTTACTCTACCCCAGCCTGCTCTCTAGCTACTATTTTAATCCTGCTCCAACCGACCAAGCTCTCGGGGTGGGATTTGCTTTCTCGTTACTGGCTAATTGCATTACATTTGTTATTGTCGCGCTCATTTCTTCGCGACCCGAAGCAAACAAAACCGACGCTATTGTGCAAAGTAACGCGGCCCCAAATTTACTCGTTAAAGTGCGTGACTTAATGGCGCTTACTGAACGTGTACTAGAAAGCGCCACCCATTCTCAGCTTGTGAAACAGCTTACGATTGATGTTGAGAGTGCATCAAGCAGCGGTTACGCAAGTCAAGCACTTATCGATAGAGCCAATAAATTGCTTTCAGCTCAGGTGGGAGGCCCCAGTGCTCGAATATTGTTAGGCGCTATAGCAGATACGGGTAATGATACCCTACCGGAATTAGTTGACTGGGTAGAAGAAGCATCTCAGTCTTTTCAGTTCAATCACGAGGTACTTCAGTCATCGGTACAAAATATCGAACAGGGAATTAGTGTACTTGATGACAAGCTGCAGTTGCTGGCGTGGAATGACAGGTACGTAGAGCTTTTTGCTTACCCTAAGGGCTTTTTAAAAGCGGGTATGCCAATTACCGACATACTGAGTTACAACGCAAAACGGGGCTTGTTTAACCCCTCAACGATTGATAAAAGAGTGAGCTACATGCTCAAAGGTACTCGCCACAAGTATATTCGCAAGCAACCTGATGGAAAAGTCATAGAGTTAAACGGGGCGCCGCTGCCAGGCGGCGGCTATGTAACCACTTATAGTGACATCACCGAATACATAGCCATTCAAAAAGAACTAGAAAGTGCAAAAGAAGATTTGGAGGAAAGGGTTGCTAAGCGTACTGCAGAGTTAGAAGAAGCAAAACACCAAGCGGATAAAGCCAACGAAAGTAAAACCAAGTTCTTAGCAGCAGCGGGACACGACCTCATGCAGCCTTTTAACGCCGCTGCATTATTTGCCAGCATGCTAAGTAAAAAAACGCAGGGTAGCGAACTCGCCCCGCTCTCTGAAGGCGTGGTTAACTCACTAGATAACGCTCAAAGCTTACTTTCCATGCTCCTTGATATGACAAAATTAGATGCTGGGGTGCTTACACCTCAAAACACTATATTTCCAATTGATGAAGTTTTGTCGTCGCTGGTACAAGAGTTCGGTGTTATCGCAAAGCAAAAAGGGATTACCCTAAGATATGTAAAAACGAGTGTCATGGTGTATTCAGATAAGAACTTGCTGCGCCGTGTGCTGCAAAACTTATTGTCTAATGCGGTTCGTTACACTCCACAAGGCAGTATTTTAGTGGGCGTCAGGCGCATACAAACTGCTAATATCGAGAAAACAATAAAGCTTTGCGTTTACGATACCGGTTTAGGCATTGCAGCCCACCAGCAGCATGAAATTTTTAGTGAATTCCACCAATTAGACGAAAACAAAGGTGAAGGGATTGGATTAGGCTTAACTATTGTAGAGAAGATTTGTCGATTGCTCGGCCATCGAGTAGGGCTAACCTCATTACCGGGCAAAGGTAGCTGTTTTAGTATTACAGCCCCACGCATAGTACATGCTAGTGTTAATTCAAAACAACTGCCGGAAACGGAGAGTTATAACAAAGAACTGTTTTTGGAAAACACACGTTTCTTACTGGTCGAAAATGATGAGCAAGTGGCTAATGCAATGTGTGCACTACTTGGCGATTGGGGAGCAACTACAACCTTGATAGCCAGTGGCGCCGAAGCTCCCAGTGTTTCAAACCAGCGTTTTGACGTACTTATTGCTGACTACCATCTAAACTATGGAGAAACAGGTTTCGACGTAGCGACGATATTATCTGAAGAAGACGTGAGTTTTGCATTAAAGGTATTAGTCACCGCAAATAGAAGCAACGAGATAAGAGAAGA
This genomic window contains:
- a CDS encoding hybrid sensor histidine kinase/response regulator — its product is MLSIWTVGTIVGFYLIALFALAFWGDKRLRDNRQHPVLYSLGLGVHCTSWAFFGTTSQAAQYGWAVIPTYLGIMLTMAFAFPMVLRISRLCQQHNISSLADLISLKYQHSHLIAALITLLCFFGVVPYIALQLDAITKSINLLTGEAQTTTPWLSIYVAGLLAIFAITFGTRTLNLTDKHPGLLLTIAFESIIKLVALWAVGIFVCFFLFNGVIDLISNAVSNASAREIIYADSAPWVYVSHVALGVCSMFVLPRQFHMNFVEQNGEGELRTARWLFPLYLFGMTLFLIPIALAGKMLLPATTSSDAYVLALPLHAENIALSSFAFIGGLSATTSMVIVATLALGIMISNNVVTPLWLKARLKTSPNQSMQPGKILSIRRITVVVVLSIALWYHLNISQAAPLVKSGVIAIALLAQCMPALMFGIYWRRSSKAAAISALLVGSTCWAIFLLYPSLLSSYYFNPAPTDQALGVGFAFSLLANCITFVIVALISSRPEANKTDAIVQSNAAPNLLVKVRDLMALTERVLESATHSQLVKQLTIDVESASSSGYASQALIDRANKLLSAQVGGPSARILLGAIADTGNDTLPELVDWVEEASQSFQFNHEVLQSSVQNIEQGISVLDDKLQLLAWNDRYVELFAYPKGFLKAGMPITDILSYNAKRGLFNPSTIDKRVSYMLKGTRHKYIRKQPDGKVIELNGAPLPGGGYVTTYSDITEYIAIQKELESAKEDLEERVAKRTAELEEAKHQADKANESKTKFLAAAGHDLMQPFNAAALFASMLSKKTQGSELAPLSEGVVNSLDNAQSLLSMLLDMTKLDAGVLTPQNTIFPIDEVLSSLVQEFGVIAKQKGITLRYVKTSVMVYSDKNLLRRVLQNLLSNAVRYTPQGSILVGVRRIQTANIEKTIKLCVYDTGLGIAAHQQHEIFSEFHQLDENKGEGIGLGLTIVEKICRLLGHRVGLTSLPGKGSCFSITAPRIVHASVNSKQLPETESYNKELFLENTRFLLVENDEQVANAMCALLGDWGATTTLIASGAEAPSVSNQRFDVLIADYHLNYGETGFDVATILSEEDVSFALKVLVTANRSNEIREEAAALEFSYLPKPLKPAALKRLLKQSLSLTQKKP